In Vitis vinifera cultivar Pinot Noir 40024 chromosome 4, ASM3070453v1, the genomic window TGGGGAGATCGAAAGGATTGTCGGGTTCTGAGCATTGCGTACCCTGAAACTGAAGAGGAGATGAGGCTGGCAGTGGCGCAGGCTAATCAGAAGAAGCAGAAGGTGAAAGTTGTTAGTGGGTTTTCACATACGATACCGAAACTGGCTTGTCCTGGGAAGGAATATTATTCTGGAAATGCAGTATTAATAAGCACAGCCAAGTTGAAATCTACCATTGAAATTGATACCGCCGAGATGGTTGTGACTGCAGACTCCGGGGTGGGGCTCCGGGATCTGATCAATAGAGTGGAAGCGGCTGGGCTGAGCCTGGTGGCGGCGCCGTATTGGGAGGGGTTAAGTGTTGGTGGGCTGATTAGTACTGGAGCTCATGGGAGCTCATGGTGGGGGAAAGGTGGGGCGGTTCATGATCATGTTGTTGGCCTCAGCCTTGTGGTTCCTGCTAAAGAATCCGAAGGATTCGCCAAGATTATCAGATTGGAAGCTCAAGATCCGCTTCTCAATGCAGCAAAAGTTTCAATGGGGATATTGGGCGCCATCTCTAAGGTCAGTAGTACTCATGATCCTattgatcaattttttggttaatttaatttaattgcgTGAATGAGGCTTGATTATTTTCCGGATACCCTTTTTGAAATCTAATGGATTCCCATTTTCATTTGTGATGGAGAACCCACTAGCCTTGATGATATGCTAAATGGACACTTAAAAACTGTGATATGAtgttctctttctcttgttaAATACGTTAACTCAAGGGCACTTGAGTCCTATATTTGTATCATTGTGTATTATAGCTCTTACAACACAATGCTCTTGAgtcttgaaaacaaaagaagttATTATTTCTGATTTATCGATATCGATATATTTCTGTATATAACTTGCActagaagaaatatataaataaaaatatagctAAAAGCCTAAAATAGACATGTAAAGGTTACTCAATATTggattatgaatttttatttactatttttttatatgtttattgtTTAATCAAGCCCTTAAgagtttctaaaaatattattatctttATGTATTTAGTGTATTTATTTGTACATCGGCCCAAATTGGGACCATATGATTTCATTATTTAAGCAAGGTTATTGattcattaaatatttatttatcaaaattttactAATTTCCTTATGCAAAAAGTATCGTCAATCAAATTGTACTACTCTATACCtaagtattatttatttgtatccTTATATTATGATTCTATTTGTTTGTAACCTTAAAACTCATCGAGCATATTCACCGGTCAAGATGAGAAGTTCAATGGATATCCATTGGGTTGTAACTTAATATTTTACCCCTCATTATGTCTTCCATAAAATTAGCTTAAAGCTATAAATTCTCATTTCAAGGATTAATTAAGACAATGGATTTCTCAATTTTCCatccttaatactttttatttttttggttacaaatttttttcttttgcatacATTGAATccaattaaatatgaaaatgaatcaCTACATACTAGGTGAAATTGTCACTGGAGCCAGGATTCAAAAGAAGCATAACCAATAACTTCACAGACGATGCTCATTTTGAAGATGAATTCATGGACCATGCAAAGAAACATGAATTTGCAGACATAACATGGTATCCATCAAGACGCACAGCTGTGTACAGATATGATGATAGAGTTCCTCTGAACACATCTGGTGATGGAATCAATGACTTCCTGGGCTTTCAATCCAATTCTATTCTGACCTCCAAATTGCTTCGAGCAGCAGGTATATATTCTTTCGTCTCTTTTATATCTATGTGGTATCTCAAGTTCCATAAACATGTGAAACTAGTGCTAATAATCCGAGAAACACAGAGAAAGCACTGGAAAATTCGCGAAGCGTGAGGGGAAAATGTGCCACGGCATCCACAGTTTTGGCTTATAAGAGACTAGTGGCCAATGGGTTGAAGAACAACAACCTAATCTTCACAGGCTATCCAGTGGTGGGTCATCAAGGGAAGATGCAGACCTCTGGTTCTTGCCTGTACTCGCCTTCAACTAGGACTGATATCACATGTGCTTGGGATCCAAGAATCAACGGCCTGTTCTTCTATGAGACAACGGCCATATTCCCAGCTACAAAATTCGCTGAATTCATCCGTGAAGTTAAGACACTGAGAGAACTAAAAATCGATAACTTTTGTGGGGTGGATATGTATAACGGGTTTTTGATTCGTTTCATCAAGGCTTCTGGGGCATACTTAGGACAAGCCGAGGACTCTGTGGTAGTAGACTTCAACTATTACCGCGCAGACAATGCTTCAACTCCAAGACTGAACCAAGATGTGTGGGAAGAAGTGGAGCAAATGGCATTCTTCAAGTATGGGGCTAAGCCACATTGGGCTAAGAATAGGAACTTGGCATTCTTGGGGGTGCAGAAAAAGTATCCCAATTTTAACAAGTTTGTTGCAGCCAAGAAACAACTTGATCCTCAGAACATTTTCTCTAGTGATTGGTCTGAGGCTATACTATTTGGGAAAGAAGCAGAGAAAGGGGATGGATGCGCCTTGGAAGGACAATGCATATGTTCAGGAGACCGCCATTGCAGCCCGGAGAAAGGGTACTTCTGCAGAACTGGGCTTGTTTACAAGGAAGCTAGGGTCTGCAGGTACTCACCATCTTCCATAGCATGGacattttctaattgattttgtGTCATATAGTAGGTGATCAAATGTGCTGATAGCTAGTGATGCAACTGAGGTTAATTTCATCAGTCTCAAGTCATTTTTGTGGACAATATGAATGATTAACAATGAAGTTTTGAATTCGTTTTAAATCTTAATGATCCATATAGTCAAAATGAGATGAGGGCAGTCTTAGTgtcaagaaaaaaggaaaaggatctTAGAATGAGAATAGAAGTCCCAATTAAATCAGTGCAATCAACACAAAATAATTAGAAGTCTCTgacaaaaaataatcataccAAAGCGAGTGGAATGTGTTTGGCTTCACAAACCATCAGAAGGATGACTAACAAATCAGTGAGTCCTTAGCTGGAGCCACCTCACTCGCATTACAAACTTTTCTTTAAAGAATTTCAAACAATATCATATACAGATGTGATGCCTAATTGTGTAAACGTGCATGCCACGAAGGTAACCAGGAaactataaaattttattacccaaaatgcaaagaaaaatgacTGACCCAATGGAATTAATTGGCTTCTGGAGATGGAACCATACTCATTTTGCAAATCTTTTTGGTTGATTTAGCGGTAACCCCTCCCCTTCTCTTAAATCTACAAAGCCTTCAGTTCACCAAAAATTTCATTCTAATACAAGAAAAAGGCAAGCAGGATGGAGAACCATGGGAAGTTCCTACACTGCATGCTTGCTGCATTTTCTGCTCTGGGGTTACATCCCTAGCGACCATCCATGCCATGCCACCGTGGCATCTGCTTTGATGCAATGACACTGTAGGTCAACACCCAGGACTAACACCTATGGTGGATGGTGCAACGATTTGGTCTTAATCATGCGGACACTGAGTTTATTGACCCTCACgaactttaaaatgtttaatttggTCTAATAACTCTCGtgactttaaaacacgtctaaaATTGTGAGAGTTGATTGGGTCTAGAACAGACAATGTTTACACAATTAGGAACAGATGATTACACATGAAGATGGAAAAGAATATCCTCTTAGAAGCATCAATCTCATACCCAGAAACTGAAAAGGAAATGGATTGACAGCTTGGTGACTTCCCTGTATTGGAAAGGTGTGAGAGTGGGAGGTTAGCACTGGACCTGATCATATATAGGATGGTTGTCAAGATCATGCGGTTAGCCTCCATGTGGTTCCTGCGGAAGACTCCCAAGGATAagcaaaaatcatcaaattaattggAAGCTCAAGATTCACAACTAAAGGTAGAAAAAGTTTCTGTGGGGGTGTTTGGTGCCATCTCCAAGGGGTAATTGTTTGAATGGTATCCAATGACTCAAAGGTCACTGTCTCAATCCTACCTCACTATCCATATTTTGCCATAGTTATTTTGTTGGGCTGCAGAAATTGAAACTAGGGCACCAAAAAATAAGCCTAGAACGCTCCAAAATGCAGTTAATAATTCATGACCAATAACTGCATATTAATTTCCGCTTTCACATTTTGATAAGAGTTGTTGTGTTCTACAGACAAATTGCTGGTTAAAACTCATATGATTTGGGTACAAATATGATGGTAGAGCTGCTTTAAACACCTTTACAGATGGAGTCAATGGCTTCCTGGCTTCCCATCCAATCCTATCCCATTCTGGTCCTGAAATTGGTGCCAACATCATTCTAACTCCCATGAAATGTTCACTAAGTATAGCGATTTTGATCATGAACAGCGTACTGACAGTGAGAATTTTTAAGAAAGGTGGAAAATGGACATAATCATGATGCCAGTGCTCACATGCATTGATCCAGTGGTTGGCCATCACGGAAAATTGCAGACTTGATCAGGTTTCTTGTTACTTCTGGCCTTCCCCTATGGCTGGTGTCCGGTGTCCCATCACTTGTCTATGGCTGGTGTCACATCGCATGTAGTGCTTGGGATCCATTCTTTGCTTGTTGccaaaagtttgaaaaaaataaaaaataaaaaataaaaaaaataaattatttttatcttttatttcaaacttattttataataacttttcgttaaatatataattttttattttatttatagtaaaatcaaatatttgttGAGTACTTTTGAGGAATCAAAGTATTACT contains:
- the LOC100247576 gene encoding L-gulonolactone oxidase 3; translated protein: MGNHGWLLGFLLNFLLWGSALVPIHGMPPPSPVQCNGSAGCILRNSYGEWGDRKDCRVLSIAYPETEEEMRLAVAQANQKKQKVKVVSGFSHTIPKLACPGKEYYSGNAVLISTAKLKSTIEIDTAEMVVTADSGVGLRDLINRVEAAGLSLVAAPYWEGLSVGGLISTGAHGSSWWGKGGAVHDHVVGLSLVVPAKESEGFAKIIRLEAQDPLLNAAKVSMGILGAISKVKLSLEPGFKRSITNNFTDDAHFEDEFMDHAKKHEFADITWYPSRRTAVYRYDDRVPLNTSGDGINDFLGFQSNSILTSKLLRAAEKALENSRSVRGKCATASTVLAYKRLVANGLKNNNLIFTGYPVVGHQGKMQTSGSCLYSPSTRTDITCAWDPRINGLFFYETTAIFPATKFAEFIREVKTLRELKIDNFCGVDMYNGFLIRFIKASGAYLGQAEDSVVVDFNYYRADNASTPRLNQDVWEEVEQMAFFKYGAKPHWAKNRNLAFLGVQKKYPNFNKFVAAKKQLDPQNIFSSDWSEAILFGKEAEKGDGCALEGQCICSGDRHCSPEKGYFCRTGLVYKEARVCRYSPSSIAWTFSN